The Thermodesulfovibrio sp. 3462-1 genome contains the following window.
ATAAATCTGACCAATTCTTTCCTTTGTCCCTGTATTTGGATTAAGCACCGTTGAGTCAGCCTTGAGCAAACCAGAAAAAACTCTTATGTAGGAAATTTTTCCAGCAAAGGGGTCAATCGTGGTTTTGAAAACATAGGCAGCAAGTGGTTCAGTTTCAGAGGGCTGTCTTATGACTTCACTTCCATCCTTTGGATTGATACCTTTTATAGGATATATATTTGCTCTTTCCTTTGGGTCAGGTAGAGCAAGTATGATGCTGTCAAGTAATGCTTCTATGCCAACTCCAACAAGTGCTGAACCTGCCAGTACAGGGATGAATCTTCTTGCTAAAGATGCATCATGCAATCCCTTCCTTAACTCTTCTTCAGTAAGCTCACCACCTTCAAGATATTTTTCAAGAAGGCTGTCATCAAGCTCTGCAATCTTTTCTACAAACTTTTTTCTATATTCTTCAACAGTTGAGGAAAGATACTCTGGAATGGATGCCTCCTTTAGTGAGTTTCCTTCATAAATGTAGGCTTTTAATGAAATCAGATCAACAAATCCGTTTAATCCTGGACCTTCACCAATTGGAAGTGTCAGAGGTATTGCTTCCTGTCCGAAGACTTTTTCAATCTCAGCAACAGCTCTATCAAAGGAAGCATTTTCTTTGTCAAGTTTGTTTACAAAAACAACTCTTGGAAGGTCATACTCATCGCAGTATTTCCAGATTCTCTCAGTTTCAGCTTTTACTCCTGAAATTGCACTTACAATAACTACAGCACCATCAACAACTCTAAGAACTCCTTTTGTATCTTCAAGAAAGTTTACAAAACCTGGAGTGTCTATTATGTTGATCCTATAATCTTTGTAGTCGCAATACACAGCTTTGGAGCTTAATGTCATGTTTCTTGCAAGCTCTTCTGGTTCATAATCAATTACCTTGCCTGTTGTCTCTCCAGTTGTAACCCTGTCAATCTGCCCTGTTTTAAAAAGGATTTGCTCCGCAAGCTTTGTGTTACCTGCACCTGCATGGGCAACGATTGCAATATTTCTAATTTTACTGATATCTCTGCTCATACTCCGCCTCCTTTTTTATTTTTTAAATTTTCCTTCGGCTAAAATTAATTTCCCATCTTACTTACCTTTAGTTTTAATCTTCATCTCCAAAAACTCTTTTGTAAATAAATTCTATATTTCTTGTGTAATAGTTTAGCTCAAAAATGCTCTTTATTTCACCTTCAGTGAGATATTTTCTCACCTCACTATCATTAAGCAAAAGATCCATGAAAGGCTTGCTGTCTTTCCAGCTCTGCATGGCATTTGATTGAACAATTCTGTATGCTTCCTCCCTTGTAAGTCCTTTTTCAATCAATGCAAGAAGAACACGCTGAGAATTATAAAGTCCAAAACTTAGTTCAATATTTTTAAGCATTCTTTCAGGATAAACTCGCAAATCTTTAATTATTTCATAAAGTCTGTTTAGCATATAATCAACCAAAATGCAGTTGTCAGGGATTATAACTCTTTCCACTGAAGAATGAGATATATCTCTGTCATGCCATAAAGCAATATTTTCAAAGCTTGCGAAGGCATTTGAACGAACCAGCCTTGCAAGCCCGCTAAGATTTTCACAACCCACTGGATTTCTTTTATGTGGCATTGCTGATGAGCCTTTCTGTCCAGCAGTAAAGGGTTCTTCTGCCTCCAGCACCTCTGTTCTCTGAAGGTGTCTTATCTCAACAGCAACCTTTTCAATCATTGCAGCAATCAATGCAAGAACACTTAAAAATTCAGCATGTCTGTCCCTCTGGACTACCTGAGTTGCCACAGGCTCTGGTTTAAGCCCAAGTTTTCTTAGCGCAATTTCTTCAATTTGTGGTGGAATATTTGAAAATGTTCCAACAGCACCTGAGATTTTACCCACAGAGATTCTATCAATTGCTGAGACAAGCCTGTCAATGTTTCTTTTTGCCTCTTCATACCACAGAGCAAATCTCAATCCAAAAGAAGTTGGCTCAGCATGAACTCCATGACTGCGCCCCATGCATATTGTGTCTTTGTATTGAAATGCTTTTTCACGGAAAAGCTCTTTGATTTTCTCCAGATCGTTCATTATTAGTTCTGCTGCCTGCCTCATCTGCAAAGCCAGTGCAGTATCAACAACATCAGATGATGTAAGCCCCATGTGAATGTAACGTGATACTGGTCCAACCTTTTCAGCTACAGCAGTTAAAAAAGCTATTACATCGTGTTTGACAGTTGCTTCAATTTCATCAATTCTTTTGAGGTCAAAGTCAGCTTTCTCTTTTATTTCCTTTAAAGCATCTTTGGGAATTTTTCCAAGCTCTGCCCATGCCTCGCAAACAGCAATCTCAACTTCAAGCCATTTTCTGAATTTGTTTTCAGGACTCCAGATTTCACCCATTTGTTGTCTTGTGTATCTTTGTATCATAAATCCTCCTCCCATATAATTCTTTCTGGTTTTATGATTACGCCATTACCAAAGCCTATTCCAAGTATTTTCCCTGTTTTATCCTTAACCTTTACCCATCCTGCAGGAACAATGCCTGAGAGAATTTTTATAGAGTTGCCATTAATAAATCTTTTAACCAGCCTATCATCTACTGTCACAGATGGGATAAAATATAAAGCCCTGTCAATATTTAATATGGATGAAACTGAACTATCTAACCCTTTTTCATATAGGGCTTTCAATCCATCAATATCAGTTGAATTTTCAATCTTAAACTGTCCCACCCTTGTTCTCTCAAGTTCTACTATGTGAGCACCCATTCCCAGTTGTTCACCGATGTCATGACACAGAGCCCTGACATATGTGCCTTTGCTGCATACCACCCTGAATGTGACAAATGGAAGAGCAAATTCTTCAATATTAAATGAGTGGATGAAAACCTTTTTTGGTTTTCTTTCTATCTCAATTCCTTTCCTTGCAAGTTTATGAAGAGGCTGTCCTTCCACTTTAACTGCTGAATACATTGGCGGAGTCTGCATTATTTCACCTTTGTATTTTCGAATTATTTTTTCTAATTCTGTTCTATTAAGTTCAAAATTATCAACCTCTTTTATAACTTTTCCTTCAGCATCATGAGTATCCGTTGAAATCCCGAATCTTGCTTTAAAAATATATTCCTTTTCAAGTTCCATAAGAAGCGGCGCTATTTTAGTTGCCTCATTAAGACATACAAGCAAAACTCCCGTTGCCATTGGATCAAGTGCACCAGCATGTCCTGCTTTTTTAGCTTTTAAAATCTTTTTTACTTTTGTAACAGCATCCTGACTTGTAAATCCCTTTGATTTATTAAGAACTACCACTGCGTTCATAAATCCTTATTGGACCTATTCCCTTTAATTCAAAAATTATAAGGAAGCTGAATTCAGAGGTTTTTCTTCCCTGTATTTCCACAGGTCTTCTTGTTATTGAAATATTCGCTGCCCAGCAAGACTCAGCATATCTTATATTTAATGAACTATCTCTTAATCCAGCTCCTTTAGCATCATAGTTTACATTTGCTGTAAATGACCATTTTTCTGACAGTTTTTTCACTACTGTCATTGCATAGGTTTTTATTTTTCCCTCTTTTTCCTGAACATTGTACTGATCCCTTAATGTAGGAGACCACAAATAGGCAGGAGAAAGTGCTTCATTTCTTGTATATCGCTCACTTAATGATAGAGATGTTGTTTCATCCGGAGAAAAGCTTATATCACTGTTAAATCTTTCAATTCTTTTTTTCGATATATTCTGATATGTATCAAATCCAAGACTTATTTTCCAAAATGAGATTCTTCCTTCCAGAAGAACAGGATAAAGTTTATCCCATTCATTTTTTGCCCTAAAGTCATATACCTGCGTAATTCTTGCCTCAGCATTAAAGCTTTTCAGGTTTAATTTATTATAAACTCCAGCCCTTAAAAGTGCTGTATCATCAATTATCTCAGAACTCTTTAAAATTGGCGGCTTACCATTGACTCCAATAAAAATTCCTTCTACAAAAGGTTCAATGAGATGAGTAAAACTTTGCTGTGTTTTGTAAATTTTCATAAAGACTTTTGCATTATACTGAATCATTTCCCTGTGAGAAGTATTCTCATAGGGAGAGGTTTTTTCAAGATTGTAAAAGATTTCATTTAATCCGAGCGTTTGCGTTAATTTAATAGCATCTCCCATTGTATGACTTATTTGAGGAGCTATCTCAAATCTCTGTCCTTTAAGTCCATCTTCTTTATAAAACTCAGCCACATTGGTGTTAAAATTTACATTAAATTGTCCAAGCCTGTATGGATAGACCACATATCCAAGCTCTGTTTTTACTGGAGGACTTGTGTTTCCCTCTTTTAGATCCTTCCATCCCTGTCCAAGTAAATAAAATCTTGATTGAACTCCAGGAACAGAAAGCTCTACAGAGGACTGTAAAAATCTATCATATCTTGCTGAAAGGTCTTTGCCGTATTCTTTAAAAAGAAATGTATTGGAAGCTGAACGAACATCCCCGTATTCCCTGTAAAAGTCATTTTTATTAACATAGTTTAAATCTACAAGCAAGTCAAAGTTTTTAAATCTTTGAAGATGAATTCCTCTTAATTCAATATAATCTTTGTTAAGTTTTCTATCTTTAATCTGATAGGCATACCACATTCCTTTTGTGTCAAAGTCAAGGTATCTGTATTCAATTGCCTTGCCAACCCCGATTTTTGAAAAATAGTCAATATAAAATGTTGCATCTTTATTGCTGTCAATTACAAGATAATAAGCAGGACTGAAACGAAATCCACGAGTATTTGAGTTTCCGAATTTTAATGGTAAAAAACCTGACTTTTTAGTTTTTCCTCCTGGTCCCCAAAACACTGGAGTAAAAAGAATGGGCACATCTTTTACTTTAAAAGTTGTGATTTTTGATGTTAATGAATCATCAACTATAAGGTCAACAAACTCTCCTGTAAAACACCATGGTTGAGCACTGTCTGGCTCTGGTTCACATGTGGAGAATGTGGCTTTTTTAGCCTTATATTTTATTTCACTTAATCTTTCAATTTCTTTAGCTTTTATCCACATATCCTGTTTTTTTATGTGAAGAAGGGCATTTTTTAAAAAACCTGTTTTTTTGTCTCTGTTAAATTTTCCTTCCTCTGCCCAGGTAGTAATTTCATCGTCATCATAATAAAGGTCTCCATAGGCTTCTATATCAGCAGTGTTTTCATAATAAATTACTTTCTGAGCTTTAAGATCAAAAGTTCCATCACTCATATAAACATCGCCGATTGCAATGATTTTTTTGTCTTTTTCAAATCGTTCCAGTGTGTCAGAGATTATCTCCATAGCGAATAAAGCAGAAACATTTAAAAAAATGGTTAAAGCGATCAATAAACTCATTATTAACCAGCTTTTGAATCTGCCTGTGTTATATTTCATGTAAGCTCTCCAAGTCTTCTATGCAATGTTTTCTCACCAAGATACTCTTTCAGTTCACCTATTAAATAAGTTGAGCCTGTGCAAAGAAGGAACTTATGGTTATTTTTACATATGGAAAGCCCCTTTTTAAAAGCTTCTGTCGGGTTAGGCACAAAGAAATCAATCATTGAAGTACAATTTTGATTTAATTCTTCATATGTGATAGCTCTTTCATAGTGAGGCACTGTAAAGATTATTTTATGAGCATAAGTTTTAAAACAATCAATAAATCCTGATACATCTTTATCTCGCATCATCCCAAAAACTATCACAGGTCTTTCATCTGTAAGAGCTTTTAGTGATTTTACTAAAGCCTCCGCAGCAGGTGGATTATGGGCTATGTCAAAGATTATAAGAGGTTGCTTTGATACAACTTCAAGTCTTCCCTGTAATCTGACATTTTTAAGTCCTTCTTTAATAAAATTTTCATTCCATTGAGGATATACGCTCATAAAAGCTTTTAATCCTACAGAGGCATTTTCAAGTTGATGATGTCCTGTAAGAGGTAAAAATAAGGCTAAAGGCTGAATCTTGAAGCCTGAAGCCTGAAAAACAAAGCTAATTCCATCTAAATCAATTGATTTAAGCTCAGCTGAAAACTCTTTCCCATATGTAAAGACTGAACAGCCGAGTTCACTGGCTTTTTTATAAATCTCTTGTTCTGCATAAGGATTTTGCTTTGATGTAACAACAGGAACTCCTTTTTTTATAATCCCTGCCTTTTCTCTTGCAATAGAGCTTATATCAGCTCCGAGAAAATCCTGATGATCAAGTCCAATACTGGTAATTACAGAAATAACAGGTGTTACCACATTTGTAGCATCAAGCCTTCCTCCCATACCTGTCTCAAGGACTGCGTATTCAATGTTTTTTTCTTTAAAGTAAAGAAAAGCCATTATAGTAACATATTCAAAAAAAGTAAGCTCCTCTGCAAAAGGTTTAATTTTTTCAATTAATCTTACAACTTCATCTTCAGAAATTTCTCTATCATTAACAATTATTCTCTCTGTAAATCTTGTAAGATGCGGAGAAGTGAAAAGTCCTGTATTTAATCCGTGCGTCCTTAAAAGAGTGTAAATTATTTTAGAAACAGAGCCTTTTCCATTTGTACCTGCAATATGAATTGATTTAAAACTTTGATGGGGATTGCCAAGCTTTTCCAACACTGAGAAGACTCTTTCAAGACCAAACTTTATGCCATTTGTTCTTTTTCTATAAAGTTCGTTTATCAATTCTTTATATTTCTTTGTCTCTGTCATACTTCAGAAACACTGTCCTGAGGAAGGTTAGACGAATTATTAAGATTATAGGAGCTTGATGCTGGCATAATAATTTCAATTAGCTTATAAATAGTACTTTTTAATTCCTTTCTTTCTACAACAATATCAACCATTCCGTGTTCAAGCAAAAACTCGGCTCTCTGAAATCCTTCGGGAAGTTGCTGTTTTATTGTTTCTTGAATAACCCTCGGTCCTGCAAAGCCTATAAGACTGCGGGGCTCTGCAATGATTATGTCACCAAGCATAGCAAAAGATGCAGTTACACCTCCAAAAGTGGGATCAGCTAATACAGAAATATAAAGTATGCCTGCTTCTTTAAGTTTACCTATTGCCTGTGCTGTTTTAGCCATCTGCATCAATGAAAACATTCCTTCCTGCATTCTTGCTCCACCAGATGAAGATACGATAATTAAAGGAACTCTTCGCTCCAATGCTCTCTCAGCAGCTCTTGTTACTTTTTCTCCAACAACTGTTCCCATGCTTCCACCCATGAAGGAAAAATCAAGAACAGCGATTACTACATCTCTTCCATTGATTTTTGCATCACCATAAATGGCTGCTTCTTTGAGCCCTGTCTTTTTTTCATTTTCAATAAGCC
Protein-coding sequences here:
- the fusA gene encoding elongation factor G; the protein is MSRDISKIRNIAIVAHAGAGNTKLAEQILFKTGQIDRVTTGETTGKVIDYEPEELARNMTLSSKAVYCDYKDYRINIIDTPGFVNFLEDTKGVLRVVDGAVVIVSAISGVKAETERIWKYCDEYDLPRVVFVNKLDKENASFDRAVAEIEKVFGQEAIPLTLPIGEGPGLNGFVDLISLKAYIYEGNSLKEASIPEYLSSTVEEYRKKFVEKIAELDDSLLEKYLEGGELTEEELRKGLHDASLARRFIPVLAGSALVGVGIEALLDSIILALPDPKERANIYPIKGINPKDGSEVIRQPSETEPLAAYVFKTTIDPFAGKISYIRVFSGLLKADSTVLNPNTGTKERIGQIYYILGKSQIPCQKAGPGEIVATVKLKDTLTGHTLCDENNPVQLPEVRFAEPIISYAIAPKTRGDEEKVSAGLHKLLEEDPTLRFSRDEESKDMILSGMGQVHIEVALEKLKRKFGVEVNLMAPKVPYRETIKASAKAQGKYKKQSGGRGQYGDCWIQIEPLERGKGYEFVDKIVGGVIPQQYRPAVEKGIIETMKEGILAYYPIIDIKVTLYDGSYHPVDSSEMAFKIAGALALKKAFMEAKPVLLEPIMKAEIIVPDETLGTIIGDLNARRGKVQGVEPQAGGNQKIIALVPMAEMLTYANQLHSMTSGRGIYSMEFSHYEEVPSHIAQKIIAERQKERQAKAEE
- the accD gene encoding acetyl-CoA carboxylase, carboxyltransferase subunit beta: MAWFKRKEPKIEKKVKIPEGLWVKCENCKEIIYRKELENNFKVCPKCQYHFRISAKERISLITDNGTFIELDPELKSPDPLDFKDTMPYKGRLIENEKKTGLKEAAIYGDAKINGRDVVIAVLDFSFMGGSMGTVVGEKVTRAAERALERRVPLIIVSSSGGARMQEGMFSLMQMAKTAQAIGKLKEAGILYISVLADPTFGGVTASFAMLGDIIIAEPRSLIGFAGPRVIQETIKQQLPEGFQRAEFLLEHGMVDIVVERKELKSTIYKLIEIIMPASSSYNLNNSSNLPQDSVSEV
- the purB gene encoding adenylosuccinate lyase, which gives rise to MIQRYTRQQMGEIWSPENKFRKWLEVEIAVCEAWAELGKIPKDALKEIKEKADFDLKRIDEIEATVKHDVIAFLTAVAEKVGPVSRYIHMGLTSSDVVDTALALQMRQAAELIMNDLEKIKELFREKAFQYKDTICMGRSHGVHAEPTSFGLRFALWYEEAKRNIDRLVSAIDRISVGKISGAVGTFSNIPPQIEEIALRKLGLKPEPVATQVVQRDRHAEFLSVLALIAAMIEKVAVEIRHLQRTEVLEAEEPFTAGQKGSSAMPHKRNPVGCENLSGLARLVRSNAFASFENIALWHDRDISHSSVERVIIPDNCILVDYMLNRLYEIIKDLRVYPERMLKNIELSFGLYNSQRVLLALIEKGLTREEAYRIVQSNAMQSWKDSKPFMDLLLNDSEVRKYLTEGEIKSIFELNYYTRNIEFIYKRVFGDED
- the truB gene encoding tRNA pseudouridine(55) synthase TruB; translated protein: MNAVVVLNKSKGFTSQDAVTKVKKILKAKKAGHAGALDPMATGVLLVCLNEATKIAPLLMELEKEYIFKARFGISTDTHDAEGKVIKEVDNFELNRTELEKIIRKYKGEIMQTPPMYSAVKVEGQPLHKLARKGIEIERKPKKVFIHSFNIEEFALPFVTFRVVCSKGTYVRALCHDIGEQLGMGAHIVELERTRVGQFKIENSTDIDGLKALYEKGLDSSVSSILNIDRALYFIPSVTVDDRLVKRFINGNSIKILSGIVPAGWVKVKDKTGKILGIGFGNGVIIKPERIIWEEDL
- a CDS encoding folylpolyglutamate synthase/dihydrofolate synthase family protein; this encodes MTETKKYKELINELYRKRTNGIKFGLERVFSVLEKLGNPHQSFKSIHIAGTNGKGSVSKIIYTLLRTHGLNTGLFTSPHLTRFTERIIVNDREISEDEVVRLIEKIKPFAEELTFFEYVTIMAFLYFKEKNIEYAVLETGMGGRLDATNVVTPVISVITSIGLDHQDFLGADISSIAREKAGIIKKGVPVVTSKQNPYAEQEIYKKASELGCSVFTYGKEFSAELKSIDLDGISFVFQASGFKIQPLALFLPLTGHHQLENASVGLKAFMSVYPQWNENFIKEGLKNVRLQGRLEVVSKQPLIIFDIAHNPPAAEALVKSLKALTDERPVIVFGMMRDKDVSGFIDCFKTYAHKIIFTVPHYERAITYEELNQNCTSMIDFFVPNPTEAFKKGLSICKNNHKFLLCTGSTYLIGELKEYLGEKTLHRRLGELT
- the lptD gene encoding LPS assembly protein LptD, with the translated sequence MKYNTGRFKSWLIMSLLIALTIFLNVSALFAMEIISDTLERFEKDKKIIAIGDVYMSDGTFDLKAQKVIYYENTADIEAYGDLYYDDDEITTWAEEGKFNRDKKTGFLKNALLHIKKQDMWIKAKEIERLSEIKYKAKKATFSTCEPEPDSAQPWCFTGEFVDLIVDDSLTSKITTFKVKDVPILFTPVFWGPGGKTKKSGFLPLKFGNSNTRGFRFSPAYYLVIDSNKDATFYIDYFSKIGVGKAIEYRYLDFDTKGMWYAYQIKDRKLNKDYIELRGIHLQRFKNFDLLVDLNYVNKNDFYREYGDVRSASNTFLFKEYGKDLSARYDRFLQSSVELSVPGVQSRFYLLGQGWKDLKEGNTSPPVKTELGYVVYPYRLGQFNVNFNTNVAEFYKEDGLKGQRFEIAPQISHTMGDAIKLTQTLGLNEIFYNLEKTSPYENTSHREMIQYNAKVFMKIYKTQQSFTHLIEPFVEGIFIGVNGKPPILKSSEIIDDTALLRAGVYNKLNLKSFNAEARITQVYDFRAKNEWDKLYPVLLEGRISFWKISLGFDTYQNISKKRIERFNSDISFSPDETTSLSLSERYTRNEALSPAYLWSPTLRDQYNVQEKEGKIKTYAMTVVKKLSEKWSFTANVNYDAKGAGLRDSSLNIRYAESCWAANISITRRPVEIQGRKTSEFSFLIIFELKGIGPIRIYERSGSS